AACAATGCCAGACAAATTATCTGAAAATGCACAGGAAACTCGCGACGAAATGCTTTCAAGGCACAGGTTGTTTGCTCATCAAGTCTGCATTTTTATCAGTTGTTTTCTTCTACTTATTCTTATGATGTTGTATTTGGCTGGTGGTTACATTGGTAGTGCAAATAAGATCATtttaacttatatatatttgcattGATGAAATTGTGTTGGTGATGCGTTTTCATGTTCTCCAAGAAGTGGTTGATATAACAAGAATGACGATTTATTATATGTTCATTGAGGCTGGTGCCTTAAAATTGTTTAGGTCGACCTTGTTAACTTTCCCATAGATAGTTCTGTTATTCCCCTTTGACATGTCTGCTTATACAGGAAAGAGATATCAAAACTTCAGGACAAGGAAACTGAAATGAAGAAGGCAGCTGCCAAAGGGAGCAAGGCTGAACAAAAAGCTAAGAAAAAGCAGGTGGAGGAAGAGATTTCTCGGCTCTCTGCTAAGCTTAAAGAAAAACATGCTGAAGAACTTGCTTCATTAGGCTATAGCACTAGTAATGGAACTGAGAAAGCCAAACTTGACAATTTAGTCAAAGCCATAGCTGGTGTTTCTGTCATCAGTCAACCTGACCAAGCAAAGCCCAGCAAGAGTTCAAAGAGGCGGGACAAAAGGGCTCAGCAAGATGCAGCTAGGGAGCAAAGAATTCAAGAAGAGCAGAGCAACCTAGTTAGTGATCGAATGATTGAGAATGAGAAACTAGCGAAAAAGCTTGAACCGCTTGGTTTGACCATTAATGAAATAAAGCCCGATGGTCATTGCCTCTACCGAGCTATCCAGGATCAGCTGGCCCATCTTTCCGGAGGTTCATCACCTTACACGTACCAAGAGCTTCGAGAAATGGTGGCTGCTTATATGAGGAAGCATGCATCTGATTTTCTCCCATTTTTCTTGTCAGAGAATCCAGTAGATGGAGATTCTGAGGATTCACTTGCAGAGAGGTTTGAGAACTACTGTAAAGAAGTGGAGTCAACAGCGGCATGGGGAGGACAGCTAGAGCTTGGTGCTTTAACTCACTGCCTCAAAAAGCATATCATGATATACTCAGGATCCTTCCCTGATGTGGAGATGGGCAAGGAGTACAAATCTGATAGCAGC
Above is a window of Prunus persica cultivar Lovell chromosome G2, Prunus_persica_NCBIv2, whole genome shotgun sequence DNA encoding:
- the LOC18785511 gene encoding OTU domain-containing protein 6B, translating into MEDAQEVSETMPDKLSENAQETRDEMLSRHRKEISKLQDKETEMKKAAAKGSKAEQKAKKKQVEEEISRLSAKLKEKHAEELASLGYSTSNGTEKAKLDNLVKAIAGVSVISQPDQAKPSKSSKRRDKRAQQDAAREQRIQEEQSNLVSDRMIENEKLAKKLEPLGLTINEIKPDGHCLYRAIQDQLAHLSGGSSPYTYQELREMVAAYMRKHASDFLPFFLSENPVDGDSEDSLAERFENYCKEVESTAAWGGQLELGALTHCLKKHIMIYSGSFPDVEMGKEYKSDSSSTGSSDSSIMLSYHKHAFGLGEHYNSVVRI